The genomic stretch GCTCTAGCTGGCTACGCATTTGCTAAGCTTCACTTTGCTTTAAGACATATCGTATTTCTTATTCTGTTAACCGGAATGATGATCCCAACAGAGGTTACAGCCATTCCGATGTTTATATGGTTCACGAAGCTTCATTTAACAGATACACACTTTCCACTTATTGTGCCTCCGATGCTCGGAGCGGGAGGAATGTTCGGGGTTTTCCTGCTTCGCCAATTTTTTATCACTGTGCCTAATGAGCTGGATGAAGCGGCAAAAATCGATGGCTGCTCGCCATGGACAACATTCTGGCGCATCATGCTGCCGTTATCAGGGCCAACCCTAGCTACATTAGCTATTTTCACCTTTTTGCATAGCTGGGACAACTATTTTGATCCACTTATTTTTATAAGTTCTAATCATTTGTTTACACTGCCCGTTGGTCTTAAGCTATTCACGGATACAGCCGGGACCGAATGGCAATTGCTCATGGCGGCTTCGGTTATGGCAACCGTTCCTTTGCTCATCGTCTTCTTCTTTGCCCAGAAAAAATTTATTGAAGGTGTGGCACTAACGGGATTGAAATAAGAACTAGAAAGGAGCTTAATCTCTAATGACAATTCAAGTAACATCTACTAT from Paenibacillus sp. FSL H8-0548 encodes the following:
- a CDS encoding carbohydrate ABC transporter permease, which produces MKNKQRTLLKNLPIYLVLSFVSILVIFPFFWMVTTALKEQTKIFMFPPQWWPDPFVWSNFSAVFESQPEFPLYFFNSAYIAVLVTAGTCIFAALAGYAFAKLHFALRHIVFLILLTGMMIPTEVTAIPMFIWFTKLHLTDTHFPLIVPPMLGAGGMFGVFLLRQFFITVPNELDEAAKIDGCSPWTTFWRIMLPLSGPTLATLAIFTFLHSWDNYFDPLIFISSNHLFTLPVGLKLFTDTAGTEWQLLMAASVMATVPLLIVFFFAQKKFIEGVALTGLK